The sequence TCAGATTGTAGGTGCTGAATATAAAAAGGCATTTGAATTCCTTGGTGCTAAAAATGTGAATATTCTTGATATTCATAATCGTGAAGAAGCTAATTCTGATGCAATGGTAGCCAGAGCGAATGCTGCGGACGTCATGATGTTTACAGGAGGTGACCAGTTGAGACTGACATCTATTCTGGGCGGAACCCGATTTCACGATACTATTTTATTAAAATATCAGGAACAGGACTTTATTTATTCAGGAACTTCTGCCGGTGCAGCTGCTGCCTCAGAAAATATGATTTACCAGGGAAGTAGTTCTGAAGCTCTGTTGAAGGGAGAAATTAAAACAACACAAGGTTTAGGTTTAATAGATAACGTTATCATCGATACGCATTTTGTACAGCGAGGCAGAATCGGACGTCTTTTCCAGGCAGTAGTGAATAACCCAAGAACATTGGGAATCGGACTTGGGGAAGATACCGGACTTTTTATTCATAATGATGTGATGACTGCTGTAGGTTCCGGACTTGTAATTTTGGTAGATGGAAGATTTATTAAAGATACCAACCTAACCAATATTAATCTTGGAGAACCTATTTCTATTGATAATTTAACGGTTCATGTAATGTCTATGAATGATCATTATGATCTTACCACTAAAGCGCTGACGATTGAGAATTCACAATTCAATCCAATTCCTCAGGATAAATAACAAAATTTATACTGTATATAAAATATAAATATAAACGGGACCTCGGTTCCGTTTTTTTGTTTTTTTAAATTCACAGTTTAGATAGTAGCAGACTATCAAATAAGTTTGGACTAAAGCCAACGAACGGGTTAAATATTTTTTCAGGTGGGCCAAAGCCCACCTTTATTGATGTTGATATCCCTGTGGATATACACATGGGTAATTGTTATTTAAAGACAAGATCTTTTATCTTTTATCTTTTATCTTTTATCTTTTATCTTTTATCTTTTATCTTTTATCTTTTATTTATAAATTACCTTCGTAAAAAATTTATCAACTATCATTTATATTCTATGAAAATCATCATTCACGGAGGCTTCTTCTCGGAAAGTGACCAAAGCCATGAAGTAAAAACAGCCAAACAGAACTCTTTAAAAGAAATTGCTCAAAAGACATTTCATTATCTTCATACCCATTCGGCCTTTGATTCAGTGGCTTATGCTGTTTCTTTGCTGGAAGATGATCCATTATACAACGCGGGAATAGGTTCACAGATTCAAAGTGATGGTGTCATTCGTATGAGTGCGGCAATTATGAATGGTGAAACCCAAAAATTAAGTGGAGTCATTAATATTCAGGAGGTAAAAAATCCAATTTTTGTAGCCAAAGACCTGATTGGAGAAGATGATAGGGTTTTAGGTGGTCAAGGGGCGAAACGTTACGCTGCAGAACACGGGTTTGAAAACTTTTCAACGGAAATTCCACAGAGAAGAACAGAATATGAAGCTAAACTGAATAACGGAGGTAAAGGAACTGTAGGCTGTGTAGCCATCGACAAAGATGGGAAATTGGCTGTTGCTACTTCTACAGGTGGAAAAGGTTTTGAGATTCCGGGAAGGATTTCAGACTCGGCCACTGTGGCCGGGAATTATGCCAACGCATTCTGTGCGGTAAGCTGCACAGGTGTGGGAGAAGATATTGTGAGCAATGCTACTGCCGCAAAAATTGTAACCCGTGTGACGGATGGAATGAGCCTTGAAACGGCTTTCAGTAAAACCTTTGATGAACTTAAAACAATTGACGGATTTGCAGGTGCCATTGCCATTGATAAAGATGGAAATATTTATCATCAGGATTCCTATCCTACTATGGTTTTCGCCAGTTTTGACGGTGAAAATTTTGATATCTTTTCTTAATTTTAACATTTTTTTATAATTCAACTTAATTTTTTGGCACGTATTTTACATATGTATTAATAACAAATTTTAATATTAATATCTTTTAAAAAATAGAAATCATGGGAAACAAAACAAAAGGTTTATTAGCTTTACTAGGACTAGGTGCTTTAGCATATTGGAAATATAAAAATTCAAGTCCTGAAGATCAGCAAGTCGTAAAGGATAAGCTTAATACAGCAAAGGATAATCTTAACAAATGGGGAAATGATATTAAGAGTAAAGCCAATGATGTTGCTTCCCAGGTTCAAAATAAAGTAGACGAGGCAAAAACAAAAGCCGAGGATTCTTTAAGCTAAAAAAGACAGTAGTTTTTTTAACATTCATATATAGAAAAAGTCATCGTAGTAGTTTGCGATGACTTTTTGTTTATTCATCAGAATAAATGAAGTGTATTTAAGGCAAAATCTTTGATTTTTTAGCCAGATCTCCTTCGTAATGGTTGGATATTACAATACTTTATTTTTTCTGTGCTATTAACGCAAATATCAGCGGAATTTTATTTCCAAACTGTGGAATTCGCCATTTTCCTTTTTCAACTTCTTCTACATGTCTGAAACACGGATATGGTGACCAATCAAACTCCTGAAAAGTATTCAGTTGCAGATCTTTTTTAATCAGGTTGTCAAGAACTTCCGATAAAGAGTGATTCCACATGATATATTCCTGTACAATAGGTGCAGACTGATCTGCGTAGGTTCCTTCATACGTTTCTACAATCGGTTTTTCATTGAAATAGTTATAGGTGACTTTTGTAAAATCATCATCAAACATCCAAACGACAGGATGAAATTCTGCCATGATAAACTTCCCGCCAGGTTTTAGAAAGTGATTGACAACATCTGCCCATTTTCCAAGATCAGGAAGCCAGCCTATTGTACCATAGCTTGTATATACAATATCAAATTTCTGATCCAGAATATTAGGTAGATCATATACATCCGAACAGATAAATGCTGTATCAGTTCCACACTTTTGTGCAAGATCTCTGGCTGTATCAACTGCTTTATCAGAAAGATCAATCCCGGTAACTTTTGCCCCCATTCTTGACAGTGAAATAGAATCCTGCCCAAAATGACACTGCAAATGCAGAATAGTTTTTCCTTTTATATCTCCCAGAAGTCCCAGCTCAATTGAATTCAGTGAGGTTCTTCCTTTTAAAAATTCATCAACAAAGTAGAAATCCGACTTCAAATGCGGTTCTACTTTTGCATTCCATGATTTTTTATTTATTTCTAAGTAATTTTCCATTGTTTAATTTTAATTTCCCTGAATAATATAATTTTTTTCTAATAATTTTCTTTCAGGTGTATTGGAATTATCCGGCTGAAACCAAACTTCAATCCTGCTTCCATAATAGTCTCCCCAATCTCCTTCTTTCACTGTAAAATCTTTATCGTCACTTGAAAATTCTTTCAATTCATCATTGGGATTAAAAACCTCTCTCATCGATTGTTTTTTAATTTCTTTTTCAGAAAGAATCCTGTTGGTATTAAAATCATACACTCTTAAATAGATCTTGCCTTTTTCTATTGTATTCAGGAAAACATCATATTTATAAGTTCCGGGTTGTAAATAATCATAGATAAGAATATCTGGTTGGGTAACTTCTACAAGTTCTTTCTCATCTGAGAATAATTTCAAAGGCATTGAAAATTTTGCATTCTTAGGATTCTTAATATCATTATGATAAGGCTTATAAGGACTTTTAGGCGGATAAAAAGCGAATAGCCCACCAATGATAAAAAACATAATAAAGCTTAAAAGGCATTGCCAAAGACCGTTTTTAAATTCTTCTTTTTTGAACATCCTCGAAATTCCTAATATAAAGCTTACTCCAGCAACCAGAAATGGTAAAGCCGAGAAAAAATTCCATGTAAAACTGCTGATTGGTAAAATAAGGATGAGTACCCAGCAGAAAATTCCTATAAATAATGTGAGTAAAGAGGTAAAATACCATCTCCAGTTTAATGCTCTAAATACGACTTCTTTTATCATAATTTGCTTATAAGTTTTTTCTTCTGCTCATTAAATTCTTCTTCACTCAAAATTCCACTTTCTCTTAACCTTCCCAATTGTTCCAATTGATCTAAAACAGTGGGTTCAGCTTTATGAAAATTTTCTTCAGGACGGGACATGAAGTCTCTTACCTTTTCACAAAAAAGTTCAGCATGGTATCTTCCTACTCCATCAATCTCTACAATGTCATCAGTAACCTGAA is a genomic window of Chryseobacterium nakagawai containing:
- a CDS encoding cyanophycinase; its protein translation is MTKPVGKLIVIGGAVNKGSFAETDYDQNIEKNLNFFERGILRKIINESKHKEDSVIEVVTTASQIPQIVGAEYKKAFEFLGAKNVNILDIHNREEANSDAMVARANAADVMMFTGGDQLRLTSILGGTRFHDTILLKYQEQDFIYSGTSAGAAAASENMIYQGSSSEALLKGEIKTTQGLGLIDNVIIDTHFVQRGRIGRLFQAVVNNPRTLGIGLGEDTGLFIHNDVMTAVGSGLVILVDGRFIKDTNLTNINLGEPISIDNLTVHVMSMNDHYDLTTKALTIENSQFNPIPQDK
- a CDS encoding isoaspartyl peptidase/L-asparaginase, with product MKIIIHGGFFSESDQSHEVKTAKQNSLKEIAQKTFHYLHTHSAFDSVAYAVSLLEDDPLYNAGIGSQIQSDGVIRMSAAIMNGETQKLSGVINIQEVKNPIFVAKDLIGEDDRVLGGQGAKRYAAEHGFENFSTEIPQRRTEYEAKLNNGGKGTVGCVAIDKDGKLAVATSTGGKGFEIPGRISDSATVAGNYANAFCAVSCTGVGEDIVSNATAAKIVTRVTDGMSLETAFSKTFDELKTIDGFAGAIAIDKDGNIYHQDSYPTMVFASFDGENFDIFS
- a CDS encoding YtxH domain-containing protein, which translates into the protein MGNKTKGLLALLGLGALAYWKYKNSSPEDQQVVKDKLNTAKDNLNKWGNDIKSKANDVASQVQNKVDEAKTKAEDSLS
- a CDS encoding class I SAM-dependent methyltransferase, coding for MENYLEINKKSWNAKVEPHLKSDFYFVDEFLKGRTSLNSIELGLLGDIKGKTILHLQCHFGQDSISLSRMGAKVTGIDLSDKAVDTARDLAQKCGTDTAFICSDVYDLPNILDQKFDIVYTSYGTIGWLPDLGKWADVVNHFLKPGGKFIMAEFHPVVWMFDDDFTKVTYNYFNEKPIVETYEGTYADQSAPIVQEYIMWNHSLSEVLDNLIKKDLQLNTFQEFDWSPYPCFRHVEEVEKGKWRIPQFGNKIPLIFALIAQKK
- a CDS encoding ABC transporter permease, with the protein product MIKEVVFRALNWRWYFTSLLTLFIGIFCWVLILILPISSFTWNFFSALPFLVAGVSFILGISRMFKKEEFKNGLWQCLLSFIMFFIIGGLFAFYPPKSPYKPYHNDIKNPKNAKFSMPLKLFSDEKELVEVTQPDILIYDYLQPGTYKYDVFLNTIEKGKIYLRVYDFNTNRILSEKEIKKQSMREVFNPNDELKEFSSDDKDFTVKEGDWGDYYGSRIEVWFQPDNSNTPERKLLEKNYIIQGN